In a genomic window of Penaeus chinensis breed Huanghai No. 1 chromosome 30, ASM1920278v2, whole genome shotgun sequence:
- the LOC125041509 gene encoding cuticle protein CP1499-like yields MRTLVVLAVVGVCSAAPFIQDAPDVQAEKARFFQAFNAAQAAATRHQALHRPSPSVQPKWYGPVAATVPAGVGGTITPVGDTAEVAAARNAFNNAYQAQLRATVGAAPSVHSYAPTYHHAHAAPQYQPKWTGPVAATVPAGLPGSAPQVADTPEVAAAKQQFFSTYNRQAAAAAAPSHRYY; encoded by the exons ATGAGAACTCTG gTTGTATTGGCAGTGGTGGGAGTGTGCTCGGCGGCCCCCTTCATCCAGGACGCCCCCGACGTGCAGGCTGAGAAAGCGCGGTTCTTCCAAGCCTTCAACGCTGCTCAGGCTGCTGCCACTCGCCACCAGGCCCTCCACCGCCCCTCGCCCTCCGTCCAGCCCAAGTGGTATGGACCCGTGGCTGCCACCGTCCCTGCCGGCGTCGGCGGCACCATCACCCCCGTGGGCGACACCGCAGAGGTGGCTGCCGCCCGCAACGCCTTTAACAACGCCTACCAGGCCCAGCTGAGGGCTACAGTTGGTGCTGCACCTTCTGTTCACTCCTACGCCCCTACCTACCATCACGCTCACGCTGCCCCTCAGTACCAGCCCAAGTGGACCGGCCCCGTGGCAGCCACCGTGCCCGCCGGACTCCCAGGCTCCGCCCCGCAGGTCGCCGACACTCCCGAAGTCGCAGCCGCCAAGCAGCAGTTCTTCAGCACGTACAACAGGCAGGCGGCAGCTGCAGCAGCCCCATCTCATCGCTACTACTAA